The Geothrix sp. genome window below encodes:
- a CDS encoding VanZ family protein yields MRMRWLWILPLAVAAAIFSLSAQSQYPGGIQLPPPLDKCAHATVFGALALALDLTLRITRPDLPLYRRHLLVLAAVSLYGASDEWHQFFVPGRACEFGDWVADTTGGILALTAGSLHLLATRRLGALSWWRGERKRPDPARELILVADPHWGATLTGLDAATAAHPEADWLFLGDVFDVWVGLPGMETEGQRTFLAWVAARRAAGRWVGLWLGNREYFLDPHAARFDLMGEGIGGTLEGEALTWEHGDLINTADRQYRLWNLASRSGLLWLVFRLMPGGTARRVSAWMERKLRTTNAAYKLAFPREAFRAAAEAHPGTTFLTGHFHTREGEANGLALPWAHEGRFMVWRNGRVEDL; encoded by the coding sequence ATGCGCATGCGATGGCTCTGGATCCTTCCCCTGGCGGTGGCTGCGGCCATTTTTTCGCTGAGCGCGCAATCGCAATATCCGGGCGGCATCCAGCTGCCACCGCCCCTGGACAAATGCGCCCACGCCACCGTGTTCGGGGCGCTGGCGCTGGCGCTGGACCTGACCCTGCGGATCACCCGACCCGACCTGCCCCTGTACCGCCGCCACCTCCTGGTGCTGGCCGCCGTGTCCCTTTACGGCGCTTCGGACGAGTGGCACCAGTTCTTCGTCCCCGGCCGCGCCTGTGAGTTCGGCGACTGGGTGGCCGATACCACGGGCGGCATCCTGGCGCTGACCGCGGGTTCTCTCCACCTCCTGGCGACGCGGCGCCTGGGTGCCCTGTCCTGGTGGCGGGGCGAGAGGAAGCGGCCCGATCCCGCCCGGGAGCTCATCCTTGTGGCCGATCCCCACTGGGGCGCCACCCTCACGGGTCTGGACGCCGCCACCGCCGCCCACCCGGAAGCCGACTGGCTCTTCCTCGGCGATGTGTTCGATGTGTGGGTGGGTCTTCCGGGCATGGAGACCGAGGGTCAGCGGACCTTCCTCGCCTGGGTGGCGGCGCGCCGCGCCGCCGGCCGCTGGGTGGGCCTGTGGCTGGGGAACCGCGAGTACTTCCTGGATCCCCACGCCGCGCGGTTCGACCTGATGGGTGAAGGCATCGGCGGCACCCTCGAAGGCGAGGCCCTGACCTGGGAGCACGGCGACCTCATCAACACCGCGGACCGACAGTACCGGCTGTGGAACCTGGCCTCGCGCTCGGGCCTGCTGTGGCTGGTGTTCCGTCTCATGCCCGGTGGCACGGCCCGCCGGGTTTCCGCCTGGATGGAACGGAAGCTCCGCACCACCAACGCCGCCTACAAACTGGCCTTCCCCCGCGAGGCCTTCCGCGCCGCCGCTGAAGCGCATCCTGGCACGACCTTCCTCACCGGCCACTTCCACACCCGCGAAGGGGAGGCCAACGGCCTCGCCCTGCCCTGGGCGCATGAGGGGCGGTTCATGGTGTGGCGGAACGGTCGGGTCGAGGATCTCTAA
- a CDS encoding HD domain-containing phosphohydrolase → MSTAPLKADLRHVTYALSDALDLVGLNDVGHGKRVGIVAYACARQKGMSEAEATFLFDLGLLHDIGVSSTEVHRSLLAEFDWVGSPLHCEIGYQLLQAFPPLAALAVPVKYHHTRWDQVPTSGVGPMQAWQANLIFLADRVDALAAPFHGAGTVLLHTGEIRALIQQRSGTFFAPELVELFLEASRSEAFWLRLEPRSVQTFIQDILDQGASYEASMGDLRQLAEIFSRIVDAKSPFTAEHSLGVAGLARLLAERSGLSADSCAKIEIAGLLHDVGKLRVPDGILDKPGALDQQERQIINTHSFETYQILRHIKGFEEITPWAAYHHEEPGGSGYPFRLDGRTLPIEARLLRVADIFQAMVQDRPYRKGLDREQALGFLEHLVAAGRLEPELVSLVAACGEEAMIAAQPGLRTSAG, encoded by the coding sequence ATGTCCACCGCACCTCTCAAGGCTGATCTCCGGCATGTGACCTACGCGCTTTCGGACGCGCTGGATCTGGTCGGCCTGAATGATGTCGGCCACGGCAAGCGGGTCGGCATCGTGGCCTACGCATGCGCCAGGCAGAAGGGGATGAGCGAGGCGGAGGCGACCTTCCTCTTCGACCTCGGCCTGCTGCACGACATCGGCGTGTCCTCCACCGAGGTCCACCGCAGCCTCCTGGCGGAGTTCGACTGGGTGGGCTCTCCGCTGCACTGCGAGATCGGCTACCAGCTGCTGCAGGCCTTCCCGCCCCTGGCTGCCCTGGCGGTGCCGGTGAAGTACCACCACACGCGCTGGGACCAGGTCCCCACCTCCGGGGTGGGGCCCATGCAGGCGTGGCAGGCCAACCTGATCTTCCTGGCCGACCGGGTCGACGCGCTGGCCGCGCCGTTCCACGGGGCGGGCACGGTGCTCCTGCACACCGGGGAGATCCGGGCTTTGATCCAGCAGCGTTCCGGGACCTTCTTCGCTCCCGAGCTGGTGGAGCTGTTCCTGGAGGCCTCCCGCTCCGAGGCGTTCTGGCTGCGCCTGGAGCCCCGCTCCGTCCAAACCTTCATCCAGGACATCCTCGACCAGGGGGCGAGCTACGAGGCCTCCATGGGGGACCTCCGGCAGCTCGCAGAGATCTTCTCGCGGATCGTGGACGCCAAGAGCCCCTTCACGGCGGAGCATTCCCTGGGGGTGGCGGGACTTGCCCGGCTGCTGGCGGAGCGGTCGGGGCTGAGCGCCGACAGCTGCGCCAAGATCGAGATCGCCGGCCTTCTGCACGATGTGGGCAAGCTCCGGGTTCCAGACGGCATCCTGGACAAGCCCGGCGCGCTGGATCAGCAGGAGCGGCAGATCATCAACACGCACAGCTTCGAGACCTACCAGATCCTGCGCCACATCAAGGGCTTCGAGGAGATCACCCCCTGGGCCGCCTACCACCACGAGGAACCCGGAGGCAGCGGCTATCCCTTCCGCCTGGACGGCAGGACCCTGCCCATCGAGGCCCGTCTCCTCCGCGTGGCGGACATCTTCCAGGCGATGGTGCAGGACCGGCCCTACCGGAAGGGCCTGGACCGCGAGCAGGCGCTGGGCTTCCTGGAGCACCTGGTGGCCGCGGGCCGCCTGGAACCGGAGCTCGTGTCCCTGGTCGCCGCCTGCGGCGAGGAGGCCATGATCGCTGCGCAGCCGGGCCTGCGGACCAGCGCAGGCTAA
- a CDS encoding GGDEF domain-containing protein, with protein MKRTHPPGPAEPALPAASVSPEMPTMVRPKTEAEISALPAEWALVAYAGAALGRIFPLPPGESLIGRAPQAQVALLDGEVSRLHARLVLQEGRVALEDLGSTNGTLVNGERVRGITTLQAGDRLSIGGHVLKLVALDALERAFHETLLDLSTRDPLTGLANRSSALSELQTRFGLSLRYDRPLSVAVCDLDRFKQINDTLGHGAGDFVLRVIGERLLATQREADLAGRIGGEEFLMVLPETDLGGALTFAERLRKAVASAPVPLPGGGLEVTCSLGIAERLPGDQDAGQLLARADAALYRAKAGGRNRVCQG; from the coding sequence TTGAAACGGACGCATCCACCCGGACCTGCGGAACCGGCCCTGCCGGCGGCGTCGGTTTCTCCCGAGATGCCCACGATGGTGCGCCCGAAGACGGAAGCGGAGATCTCGGCCCTGCCGGCAGAATGGGCCCTGGTGGCCTATGCGGGCGCGGCCCTGGGGCGCATCTTCCCGCTGCCGCCGGGAGAGTCGCTGATCGGCCGGGCGCCCCAGGCCCAGGTGGCGTTGCTGGATGGCGAGGTGAGCCGGCTCCATGCCCGGCTTGTCCTTCAGGAGGGACGGGTCGCGCTGGAGGATCTCGGCTCCACCAATGGGACGCTCGTGAACGGGGAGCGCGTGCGGGGGATCACCACGCTCCAGGCGGGAGACCGCCTGTCCATCGGGGGCCATGTGCTGAAGCTGGTGGCTCTGGATGCCCTGGAGCGGGCCTTCCACGAAACCCTGCTCGACCTGAGCACCCGGGACCCGCTGACGGGCCTGGCCAATCGCAGCAGCGCCCTGTCGGAGCTGCAAACCCGGTTCGGCCTGAGCCTGCGGTACGACCGGCCCCTGTCCGTGGCGGTGTGCGACCTGGATCGCTTCAAGCAGATCAACGACACCCTGGGCCATGGCGCCGGGGATTTCGTGCTGCGGGTCATCGGGGAGCGCCTGCTGGCCACCCAGCGCGAAGCCGATCTGGCGGGGCGCATCGGCGGCGAGGAGTTCCTGATGGTCCTGCCCGAGACCGACCTGGGCGGTGCCCTGACCTTTGCCGAGCGCCTGCGGAAGGCCGTGGCCTCGGCGCCGGTGCCCCTGCCCGGAGGCGGGCTGGAAGTCACCTGCAGCCTCGGCATCGCCGAGCGCCTCCCGGGGGATCAAGATGCGGGCCAGCTGCTGGCCCGGGCCGATGCGGCCCTCTACCGGGCCAAGGCCGGGGGGCGCAATCGCGTGTGCCAGGGCTGA
- a CDS encoding GGDEF domain-containing protein, which produces MTPEPEPLEPRPPGSADAPGGLGARAWVLVRYIGQPLGEMVTLPLEGLEIGRAPECGICLPEPEVSRRHARLEVAEDGESLALLDLGSTNGVYVNGRKALAAPTPATLRPGDVLRVGGHAFKLKWLDPLERRYHQAPEAPSALDAWTGVSSRAAVLHQLEAHFEWARRHHRPLSVILADLDHLGRLNGTHGASAGDRVIRAFGGHLLRRLRDRDSVGRLGGAEFLAVLPGTPSELALPAADDLRLALAERGVELEDGRLVQATCSLGVADLKTADSCGGAVLARADAALHRAKVEGRNRVAQAP; this is translated from the coding sequence ATGACCCCCGAACCCGAGCCGCTCGAACCCAGGCCACCCGGTTCCGCCGATGCCCCGGGGGGGCTCGGGGCCCGCGCGTGGGTCCTGGTGCGGTACATCGGCCAGCCTCTGGGCGAGATGGTCACCCTGCCCTTGGAAGGGCTGGAGATCGGGCGGGCCCCGGAATGCGGGATCTGCCTCCCGGAGCCTGAGGTGAGCCGTCGGCATGCGCGGCTCGAGGTCGCCGAGGACGGGGAGTCCCTGGCGCTGCTGGATCTGGGATCCACCAATGGCGTCTATGTGAACGGCCGCAAGGCCCTAGCGGCTCCGACTCCCGCGACCCTCCGGCCCGGCGATGTGCTGCGGGTGGGAGGGCACGCCTTCAAGCTCAAGTGGCTCGACCCGCTGGAGCGGCGGTATCACCAGGCCCCGGAGGCGCCCTCCGCGCTGGATGCCTGGACGGGCGTGAGCAGTCGCGCCGCGGTGCTGCACCAGCTGGAGGCCCACTTCGAGTGGGCCCGCCGGCACCACCGGCCCCTGTCGGTGATCCTGGCGGACCTCGACCACCTCGGGCGCCTCAATGGGACTCACGGTGCCTCCGCCGGTGACCGCGTGATCCGGGCCTTCGGCGGGCACCTGCTCCGGCGCCTCCGGGACCGGGATTCCGTGGGCCGGCTGGGGGGAGCGGAATTCCTGGCCGTCCTTCCCGGAACCCCCTCCGAGCTGGCCCTCCCCGCGGCCGACGACCTCCGCCTGGCCCTGGCCGAGCGCGGGGTCGAGTTGGAAGACGGCCGCCTAGTCCAGGCCACCTGCAGCCTGGGCGTCGCCGATCTGAAGACCGCCGACTCCTGTGGCGGCGCCGTTCTGGCACGGGCCGACGCCGCCCTCCACCGCGCGAAGGTTGAGGGACGGAACCGCGTCGCCCAGGCGCCATGA
- a CDS encoding protein kinase yields the protein MSALRPPAQIGSVRLLEPLGEGGMALVFRGEDRFRGISSAVKLLRPEVHGDAGLVRRFLREGEVLTHLSHPHLVEIFAFGRSGVWPYLVMELLPGGSLKACRGEAPAALVRRLVPICDALRVAHGEGVIHRDLKPSNLLFAPDGRLKVTDFGVCLWEGGEGRTRATRSHMVVGTLGYMAPEQHGDPRRVDGRCDVYALGAILYEFTTGQAYAQVQLPPAAARTGFPPRLAGLILRALQPEPSKRLPDMEAFGQELSTWLDSAEAAGWGEEPLPGYRTVDRETATLAGPRDESGPEERLGPYLDALATGPVGIRRSAAEGLCGAARPVDAPWLLEALDRGPEGSRFALVKALGRVGDASALPAILALVPDPFTQREAVEAAADLALRAGRVGEVRAALQEPGLGSAWRWASRAALGDATWVEALLAAWPALAQPFRVQALEAAQRLPSDLRAQVKAGTADASGNARHAWDGL from the coding sequence ATGAGCGCCTTGCGGCCCCCGGCCCAGATCGGCAGCGTGCGCCTGTTGGAACCCCTGGGTGAAGGGGGGATGGCCCTGGTCTTCCGCGGCGAGGATCGCTTTCGCGGCATCTCGTCCGCCGTGAAGCTGCTCCGCCCCGAAGTGCATGGAGACGCCGGCCTGGTGCGGCGCTTCCTTCGCGAAGGGGAGGTGCTCACGCACCTGTCCCACCCGCACCTGGTGGAGATCTTCGCCTTCGGGCGCAGCGGCGTCTGGCCCTACCTGGTGATGGAGCTCCTTCCGGGTGGCAGCCTGAAGGCCTGCCGGGGCGAAGCTCCGGCGGCCCTGGTCCGGCGCCTCGTCCCCATCTGCGATGCGCTGCGGGTGGCCCACGGCGAGGGCGTGATCCACCGGGATCTCAAGCCCTCCAACCTGCTCTTCGCCCCCGATGGCCGTCTGAAGGTCACGGATTTCGGGGTTTGCCTCTGGGAGGGCGGCGAGGGCCGCACCCGCGCGACCCGGAGCCACATGGTGGTGGGCACGCTGGGCTACATGGCCCCCGAGCAGCACGGCGATCCCCGCCGCGTGGACGGCCGCTGCGATGTCTATGCCCTGGGCGCCATCCTCTACGAGTTCACGACGGGCCAGGCCTATGCCCAGGTCCAGCTGCCGCCAGCCGCCGCGCGGACGGGCTTCCCTCCCCGGCTGGCGGGACTGATCCTGCGGGCCCTTCAGCCGGAACCCTCGAAGCGCCTCCCGGACATGGAGGCGTTCGGACAGGAACTGTCCACTTGGCTGGACAGCGCCGAAGCCGCCGGGTGGGGTGAAGAACCCCTGCCGGGCTATCGGACCGTGGACCGGGAGACCGCTACCCTGGCGGGCCCGCGGGATGAATCCGGCCCCGAGGAGCGCCTGGGGCCGTACCTGGATGCCCTGGCCACGGGCCCCGTGGGCATCCGCCGATCCGCTGCCGAGGGGCTCTGCGGGGCCGCCCGGCCCGTGGATGCACCCTGGCTGCTGGAAGCGCTCGACCGTGGGCCTGAAGGCTCCCGGTTCGCCCTGGTGAAGGCCCTGGGCCGCGTGGGCGATGCCTCCGCCCTGCCGGCCATCCTCGCCCTGGTGCCCGATCCCTTCACTCAACGGGAGGCCGTGGAGGCTGCTGCCGACCTGGCCCTCCGAGCGGGCAGGGTCGGCGAGGTGCGGGCGGCGCTGCAGGAGCCCGGGCTCGGCTCGGCTTGGCGTTGGGCCTCCCGGGCGGCCCTGGGGGACGCGACCTGGGTCGAGGCACTCCTGGCGGCCTGGCCCGCCCTGGCCCAGCCTTTCCGGGTGCAGGCCCTGGAGGCCGCCCAGCGCCTCCCCTCCGACCTTCGCGCCCAGGTGAAGGCGGGGACGGCAGACGCCTCGGGGAATGCGCGCCATGCCTGGGATGGCCTCTGA
- a CDS encoding DMT family transporter yields the protein MVLVFILMAFVIGLVIPLQSAINSSLRDTLHSGSVLAALVSFAVGTLALLVASVLTGQPFAALGGLPRVAWWEWLGGALGAFFVFGSTLLAPRIGVAAMIALIVAGQVISSLVFDRYGLLGLPVRGISGIRLAGAVLILAGAVLVNFGDRWLGSQPS from the coding sequence ATGGTCCTGGTGTTCATCCTCATGGCGTTCGTGATCGGGCTGGTCATCCCCCTGCAGTCGGCCATCAACAGTTCGCTGCGGGACACCCTGCACAGCGGGTCGGTGTTGGCGGCGCTCGTCTCCTTCGCCGTGGGCACCCTCGCCCTCCTGGTGGCCTCGGTGCTCACGGGGCAGCCCTTCGCGGCCCTCGGCGGCCTGCCGAGGGTGGCCTGGTGGGAATGGCTGGGCGGCGCCCTGGGCGCCTTCTTCGTGTTCGGCTCGACACTGCTGGCGCCCCGCATCGGCGTGGCGGCCATGATCGCCCTGATCGTGGCGGGGCAGGTGATCTCCTCCCTGGTCTTCGACCGCTACGGCCTTCTGGGCCTGCCGGTGCGAGGCATCTCCGGCATCCGCCTCGCGGGCGCCGTGCTGATCCTGGCGGGGGCCGTGCTGGTGAACTTCGGCGACCGCTGGCTGGGGTCCCAGCCGTCCTGA
- a CDS encoding DUF4097 family beta strand repeat-containing protein, with protein sequence MALARPLAAAVAVVILCASLGAQTQVIQPAKAEKATETRTVPLASGSSLRVKNVNGFIRVEAWDREEVQFTGEFKPSSQDEQVKVVIEPGKDSLEIRGEYPKHHGWGSYRGPQCQMTLKVPRRVAATLGSVNGEVTLTGTQGAAVLTTVNGGIRATSLDDSLKATTVNGGITLEGVRGGLSLQTVNGGIKGSGLDGQGKGVKAETVNGGIHLQIAGLKGRLKASTLNGGITFNAKGAEQVEVSKRRVSAVFPGGDQSIELETVNGGITIN encoded by the coding sequence ATGGCCCTCGCCCGTCCCCTCGCCGCGGCCGTCGCCGTCGTCATCCTCTGTGCCTCGCTCGGGGCCCAGACCCAAGTGATCCAGCCCGCCAAGGCGGAGAAGGCCACGGAAACCCGCACGGTGCCCCTGGCCTCCGGGTCCTCCCTGCGGGTGAAGAATGTCAACGGCTTCATCCGTGTGGAAGCCTGGGACCGGGAGGAGGTCCAGTTCACGGGGGAGTTCAAGCCCAGCAGCCAGGATGAGCAGGTGAAGGTGGTGATCGAGCCGGGCAAGGACAGTCTGGAAATCCGGGGCGAGTACCCCAAGCACCACGGCTGGGGCTCGTACCGGGGGCCCCAATGCCAGATGACCCTCAAGGTGCCGCGTCGGGTGGCGGCCACCCTCGGCAGCGTGAACGGCGAAGTGACCCTCACTGGCACCCAGGGCGCTGCCGTCCTCACCACCGTGAACGGCGGCATCCGCGCCACCAGCCTGGATGATTCGCTGAAGGCCACGACGGTGAACGGGGGCATCACCCTGGAGGGCGTCCGGGGCGGACTGTCCCTGCAGACCGTGAACGGCGGCATCAAGGGATCGGGCCTGGACGGCCAGGGGAAGGGCGTCAAGGCCGAGACCGTGAATGGGGGCATCCACCTGCAGATCGCTGGCCTCAAGGGCCGCCTGAAGGCCTCCACGCTGAACGGCGGGATCACCTTCAACGCCAAGGGGGCCGAGCAGGTCGAGGTGAGCAAGCGACGCGTGAGCGCCGTCTTCCCTGGTGGGGACCAGAGCATCGAATTGGAGACGGTGAATGGCGGCATCACGATCAACTGA
- the nrfH gene encoding cytochrome c nitrite reductase small subunit gives MSGKRRLFLLSILASVFAGVFLGSGAYTFVSAHGTSYLSNDPSVCVNCHIMREEYDGWRHGSHHAVAVCNDCHLPHDNPVNKLFVKASNGYHHSKAFTLLNFPEPIRIKPSNAQVLEDNCLRCHGELVGEITAHGTLGVPSDPTQKADLYGCVRCHQEVGHGPTR, from the coding sequence GTGAGCGGAAAGCGTCGCCTGTTCTTGTTGAGCATCCTTGCCAGCGTCTTCGCCGGCGTGTTCCTGGGGTCCGGGGCCTATACCTTCGTCTCGGCCCACGGCACTTCGTACCTGTCGAACGACCCCTCCGTGTGCGTGAACTGCCACATCATGCGCGAGGAGTACGACGGCTGGCGGCACGGGTCCCACCACGCCGTGGCCGTGTGCAACGACTGCCACCTGCCCCACGACAACCCCGTGAACAAGCTCTTCGTGAAGGCCAGCAACGGCTATCACCACTCGAAGGCCTTCACCCTGCTGAATTTCCCCGAGCCCATCCGCATCAAGCCCTCCAACGCCCAGGTGCTGGAGGACAACTGCCTGCGCTGCCACGGCGAGCTGGTGGGCGAGATCACCGCCCACGGCACCCTCGGCGTGCCCTCGGACCCGACGCAGAAGGCCGATCTCTACGGGTGCGTGCGCTGCCATCAGGAGGTGGGCCATGGGCCGACGCGCTGA
- a CDS encoding ammonia-forming cytochrome c nitrite reductase subunit c552: MTDNPTPLLSRPVVRMGLIAAGAALATVLVMSLYASITNRKAEAKQTSFKLVDLDEKTVDPAVWGKNFPRQFDAYQRTAEKYSTKYGGAGSEGLPKSRIQEDPRLVTIFDGYAFAIDFNQRQGHAYMLDDQRKTKRVTERKQPGACLHCHASNTVAFREVGLKGGAPGTLDEAFTSPNAQAQLMAGFEAICKMPYAEASQLVKHPVACIDCHDPKNMALRVTKPGFIRGIDALAKSGEPVPHLPSIEKWRKGDKTVAYDANRDASRQEMRSMVCGQCHVEYYCGPKVTLFFPWNKGLKVEQIEATYNDYKFPDGGRFFDWKHSKTGAEVLKAQHPEFEMWSQGVHARSGVSCADCHMPYQREGALKISDHQVRSPLLNISRACQTCHRFPEEELKARVTTIQDRTKALMDRAEDAVVDLINNLEAAKKAGVDEAKLKPIYELQRKAQWRVDFVNAENSMGFHAPQEAARILGEAIDFGRQGQVALRDLGAAKVAKK; this comes from the coding sequence ATGACCGACAACCCTACTCCGCTGCTCTCCCGTCCGGTGGTCCGGATGGGCCTCATCGCCGCCGGTGCGGCCTTGGCCACTGTGTTGGTGATGTCGCTGTATGCCAGCATCACCAACCGCAAGGCCGAGGCGAAGCAGACCAGCTTCAAGCTGGTGGACCTCGACGAGAAGACCGTCGATCCGGCCGTGTGGGGGAAGAACTTCCCCCGCCAGTTCGACGCCTACCAGCGCACCGCGGAGAAGTACAGCACCAAGTACGGCGGGGCCGGCAGCGAGGGACTGCCCAAGAGCCGCATCCAGGAGGATCCCCGGCTGGTGACGATCTTCGATGGCTACGCCTTCGCCATCGACTTCAACCAGCGCCAGGGGCACGCCTACATGCTGGATGACCAGCGCAAGACCAAGCGCGTCACCGAGCGCAAGCAGCCCGGCGCCTGCCTCCACTGCCACGCCTCCAACACCGTGGCCTTCCGCGAGGTGGGCCTGAAGGGCGGCGCCCCCGGCACCCTGGACGAGGCCTTTACCAGCCCGAATGCCCAGGCCCAGCTCATGGCCGGCTTCGAGGCCATCTGCAAGATGCCCTACGCCGAGGCCAGCCAGCTCGTGAAGCATCCTGTGGCCTGCATCGACTGCCACGATCCCAAGAACATGGCCCTTCGCGTCACCAAGCCCGGCTTCATCCGCGGGATCGACGCCCTGGCCAAGAGCGGCGAGCCTGTGCCGCACCTGCCCTCCATCGAGAAGTGGCGCAAGGGCGACAAGACCGTGGCCTACGATGCCAACCGTGACGCCTCTCGCCAGGAGATGCGCTCCATGGTTTGCGGCCAGTGCCATGTGGAGTACTACTGCGGGCCCAAGGTCACGCTGTTCTTCCCTTGGAACAAGGGCCTGAAGGTCGAGCAGATCGAGGCGACCTACAACGACTACAAGTTCCCCGATGGCGGCCGCTTCTTCGACTGGAAGCACAGCAAGACCGGCGCGGAGGTCCTGAAGGCCCAGCACCCCGAGTTCGAGATGTGGAGCCAGGGCGTCCATGCCCGTTCCGGCGTGTCCTGCGCGGACTGCCACATGCCCTACCAGCGCGAGGGCGCCCTCAAGATCAGCGACCACCAGGTGCGGAGCCCTCTGCTTAACATCTCCCGGGCCTGCCAGACCTGCCACCGCTTCCCCGAGGAAGAGCTGAAGGCCCGCGTGACGACCATCCAGGACCGCACGAAGGCCCTCATGGACCGGGCCGAGGACGCGGTGGTGGACCTCATCAACAACCTCGAGGCCGCCAAGAAGGCTGGTGTGGATGAAGCCAAGCTGAAGCCCATCTATGAGCTTCAGCGCAAGGCCCAGTGGCGTGTGGACTTCGTGAATGCCGAAAACTCCATGGGCTTCCACGCCCCCCAGGAAGCCGCCCGCATCCTCGGCGAGGCCATCGACTTCGGCCGCCAGGGCCAGGTCGCCCTGCGCGACCTGGGCGCGGCCAAGGTGGCCAAGAAGTAG